In Candidatus Kerfeldbacteria bacterium, a single genomic region encodes these proteins:
- a CDS encoding YbaB/EbfC family nucleoid-associated protein, which translates to MFNKIKELKHLRDQAHQIKTMLSQETVHTDAAHGTVQLVMDGNQEVLSIDINPSLLAPTEKEKLETAIREATNDAIKKAQRIMAEKLRGMGGLNMPGM; encoded by the coding sequence ATGTTCAATAAAATCAAAGAACTCAAACACTTACGCGACCAAGCGCATCAAATCAAAACAATGCTCAGCCAAGAAACGGTTCATACTGACGCCGCCCACGGCACTGTACAGCTCGTCATGGATGGTAATCAAGAAGTGCTCAGCATTGATATCAACCCCTCACTTCTCGCCCCTACTGAAAAAGAAAAACTGGAAACCGCGATACGTGAAGCAACGAATGACGCCATTAAAAAAGCGCAGCGTATTATGGCGGAAAAACTGAGGGGCATGGGTGGACTAAACATGCCTGGCATGTAA
- the recR gene encoding recombination protein RecR produces the protein MNTYPDSIKNAIAALCHLPGLGPKSAERLVFYLIKNGNGMADDLIKHLTAIKRDIQVCNICGNIATTNPCTLCTDPKRDQSTLCIVAEPQDIIIIEKTGDFRGRYHVLGGLLNPVDQITPEKLRIQQLVDRVKNNNPAFKEIIIATNPDLEGETTALYIKRQLQELSVVVTRLATGLPMGATIEYADEVTLSSAFKGRQRMN, from the coding sequence ATGAACACATATCCTGATTCTATAAAAAATGCGATTGCTGCGCTCTGCCACCTTCCGGGCTTGGGGCCAAAATCGGCTGAGCGACTCGTTTTTTATCTCATAAAAAATGGTAATGGCATGGCGGACGATTTGATAAAGCACCTAACTGCCATCAAACGCGACATACAAGTGTGTAACATCTGCGGCAATATAGCTACCACCAATCCCTGCACCCTTTGTACCGATCCAAAACGCGACCAGAGCACACTCTGTATCGTCGCCGAGCCGCAGGATATTATTATCATCGAAAAAACCGGTGATTTTCGGGGACGCTACCATGTTCTGGGAGGATTATTGAATCCCGTGGACCAAATCACTCCCGAAAAACTTCGCATTCAGCAATTAGTGGATCGCGTCAAAAACAATAATCCAGCCTTCAAAGAAATTATTATTGCCACGAATCCGGATCTCGAGGGCGAAACCACCGCGCTGTATATTAAACGCCAGCTCCAAGAACTGTCAGTCGTAGTGACCCGCCTTGCGACCGGCTTACCCATGGGAGCCACGATTGAGTACGCCGATGAAGTAACTCTCTCCAGCGCCTTCAAAGGACGCCAACGGATGAATTAA
- the rplU gene encoding 50S ribosomal protein L21: MKFAIIRTGGKQYPVHEKQVLTIEKLPEAVGGSVIFPDVLLYADGKTTSFGKPTLPNVKVEGRVMVQKKSKKILVVKFKNKVRYLRTRGHRQFQTQVMIQKIIA, encoded by the coding sequence ATGAAATTCGCAATTATCCGCACTGGAGGAAAGCAGTACCCCGTTCACGAGAAACAGGTGCTGACAATCGAAAAATTACCCGAAGCGGTCGGGGGAAGCGTTATTTTTCCAGACGTTTTGCTGTATGCTGATGGAAAAACCACCTCATTTGGCAAGCCAACCTTACCGAATGTGAAAGTAGAGGGTCGGGTTATGGTCCAGAAGAAATCGAAGAAGATTTTGGTGGTAAAATTCAAGAATAAAGTTCGGTATTTACGTACCCGTGGTCATCGCCAATTCCAGACCCAGGTGATGATTCAAAAAATTATCGCTTAA
- a CDS encoding DUF192 domain-containing protein, which yields MNRRSLWIFILIAIVLGITLWSVGGDRALSMAPYYWHRLRDETGVVQIGDDRVLVEIARTSQTQQTGLSHRNYLPYEKGMLFTFTVAGQYIFTMRDTKIPLDIIWINEGAIVHIEHRAQPGVELINPQVIATDVLEITSGGAAARGWKIGDTVSITFDRD from the coding sequence ATGAATCGTCGAAGTTTATGGATCTTTATATTAATAGCTATCGTTCTTGGTATCACGCTGTGGTCAGTCGGCGGCGATCGAGCTTTGTCAATGGCGCCATATTATTGGCATCGGCTGCGCGATGAAACTGGCGTAGTACAAATTGGTGATGATCGGGTATTGGTAGAGATCGCGCGGACGTCTCAGACTCAGCAGACCGGCTTGTCCCACCGGAACTATTTGCCATATGAGAAGGGGATGCTCTTTACCTTTACCGTAGCCGGACAATATATCTTCACTATGCGGGATACCAAGATTCCTTTGGACATTATTTGGATTAATGAGGGGGCTATTGTACATATTGAACATCGAGCACAACCGGGAGTGGAATTGATCAACCCGCAGGTTATCGCTACTGATGTACTCGAGATTACGAGTGGCGGTGCAGCGGCACGTGGTTGGAAGATCGGGGATACCGTCAGTATCACCTTTGACAGGGATTAG
- a CDS encoding undecaprenyl/decaprenyl-phosphate alpha-N-acetylglucosaminyl 1-phosphate transferase yields the protein MDLLSINAYIIPFGVACAVSMLCTVVVRRFAIRRGIVDRPEEAPDRKRQSQPVPLLGGVAIFCTLLLVVGGYAFFTDRVLGGYMLPKYLIGMAVAGLLLMIGGYLDDRFHLTPGKQIIWPVLACLIVIGSGIGVTYITNPFGGTVALDTIKLQLFSISHIPYYFVVLADLFAFVWLMGMMYTTKFLDGLDGLVSGITTIGACVLFFLSIHQDVAQPETALLAVILAGACAGFLIFNFHPARIYLGEGGSVLTGFMLGVLAIISGAKIATAMLVMGIPILDVAWVIVRRLWRGASPFRTADLSHLHFRLLDIGMSPRLAVVSLYALSIVFGGAAVFISNSEQKLTALLVLAAVMLLLIALIVARYHRREKGETV from the coding sequence ATGGACCTGCTGAGTATTAATGCATATATCATTCCTTTTGGTGTAGCCTGTGCCGTCTCGATGCTCTGCACCGTGGTGGTACGGCGGTTCGCGATACGGCGTGGCATCGTTGATCGTCCGGAGGAAGCACCTGATCGTAAGCGACAATCGCAACCCGTCCCCTTGCTTGGTGGTGTTGCTATTTTTTGTACGTTACTATTAGTAGTGGGCGGCTATGCGTTTTTTACCGATCGGGTTTTGGGTGGGTATATGCTGCCAAAATATTTGATCGGCATGGCGGTGGCCGGGTTACTACTTATGATCGGTGGCTATCTCGATGATCGATTTCATCTGACACCCGGTAAGCAAATTATTTGGCCGGTTTTGGCGTGTTTAATTGTAATTGGATCGGGTATTGGTGTCACCTATATTACCAATCCCTTTGGCGGCACTGTCGCGCTCGATACTATTAAGTTGCAACTCTTTTCTATTAGTCATATCCCGTATTATTTTGTGGTGCTCGCTGACCTCTTTGCTTTCGTTTGGTTGATGGGCATGATGTACACTACGAAGTTTTTAGATGGATTGGATGGTTTAGTTTCTGGTATTACGACGATCGGAGCCTGTGTGCTTTTCTTTCTCAGTATTCATCAGGATGTGGCGCAACCGGAAACTGCGCTCCTTGCCGTTATTTTAGCTGGCGCCTGTGCTGGCTTCCTCATTTTTAATTTTCATCCCGCCCGCATCTATCTGGGCGAGGGGGGGAGCGTCTTGACTGGTTTTATGTTGGGCGTGCTGGCGATAATTTCTGGAGCGAAAATTGCCACCGCCATGCTCGTCATGGGCATTCCTATCCTGGATGTAGCGTGGGTAATCGTCCGGCGCCTGTGGCGCGGAGCATCGCCGTTTCGCACCGCTGATCTTTCGCATTTACATTTTCGTTTACTGGATATCGGTATGTCACCGCGGCTGGCAGTAGTAAGCCTGTACGCTCTCTCTATCGTTTTTGGGGGAGCAGCTGTGTTTATCAGCAACAGCGAGCAGAAATTAACCGCTTTGTTGGTACTCGCGGCGGTCATGCTTTTGCTTATTGCATTAATCGTCGCCCGGTATCATCGCCGGGAGAAAGGGGAGACCGTATGA
- the ruvX gene encoding Holliday junction resolvase RuvX yields MGRVLGIDYGTKRIGTALSDEAKHSAFPHTILSVTHDADAVRQLKQLIDSEDIDGVVIGLPLDQNGDEGLMAGRVRQFGEQLGQVSHHSIAYQDERMTSRISQQRMQTHTTTRTSRGALDAIAAQEILQTYLERTYGPAEY; encoded by the coding sequence ATGGGACGAGTATTAGGTATTGATTATGGCACCAAACGAATCGGCACGGCGCTGTCTGATGAAGCAAAACATTCGGCATTTCCCCATACGATACTGTCGGTGACTCATGATGCGGATGCAGTGCGCCAGCTCAAGCAATTGATTGACTCCGAGGATATTGATGGGGTGGTGATAGGTTTACCGCTTGATCAGAACGGCGATGAAGGTTTAATGGCCGGTCGTGTGCGTCAGTTTGGCGAGCAGCTGGGGCAAGTAAGTCACCACTCTATTGCTTACCAAGATGAACGGATGACTTCACGTATATCGCAGCAGCGGATGCAGACGCATACCACGACGCGTACATCGCGGGGAGCATTGGATGCAATTGCTGCCCAGGAAATATTACAAACATATCTTGAGCGAACCTATGGACCTGCTGAGTATTAA
- the map gene encoding type I methionyl aminopeptidase — translation MKIKSPQEIAVLREGGKRLAAVVQIVADAVRPGVTALELDTIAAREIKRYDATPAFLGYNGYPNVACISVNEQVVHGIPRQQTVIQPGDIVSVDLGLVYQKLFTDMAVTVGAGTLDPEVAKLLEVTRASLYEGIRAARAGSTTGDIGYAVQQYAEGFGFSVVRQLVGHGVGYQVHEPPQVPNFGKAGTGVQLIPGLVIAIEPMLNLGSAAVETMPDGWTIVTHDGAWSAHFEHTVAITDGDPEILTRA, via the coding sequence ATGAAGATAAAATCACCGCAGGAAATTGCAGTTTTGCGCGAGGGTGGGAAGCGGCTGGCTGCGGTGGTTCAGATTGTCGCGGATGCGGTGCGTCCGGGCGTGACGGCGCTGGAATTGGATACAATTGCGGCACGAGAAATCAAACGGTACGATGCGACGCCAGCTTTTCTTGGTTATAATGGGTATCCAAACGTTGCTTGCATTTCGGTAAATGAGCAAGTGGTGCATGGCATTCCTCGCCAGCAGACCGTGATACAGCCGGGCGATATCGTGAGCGTGGATCTTGGTTTGGTGTATCAGAAATTATTTACGGATATGGCCGTGACCGTGGGTGCAGGTACGCTTGATCCGGAGGTTGCAAAATTATTAGAAGTTACCCGTGCTTCGTTGTATGAAGGTATCCGTGCGGCTCGCGCAGGTAGTACAACTGGAGATATTGGTTATGCCGTGCAGCAGTATGCGGAGGGATTTGGTTTTTCTGTGGTACGACAGCTGGTGGGGCATGGTGTCGGATATCAGGTGCACGAGCCTCCCCAGGTGCCGAATTTCGGCAAAGCCGGTACGGGCGTTCAGCTTATTCCTGGATTAGTGATTGCCATTGAGCCCATGCTCAATCTCGGGAGTGCAGCGGTTGAGACTATGCCTGATGGGTGGACAATTGTTACGCATGATGGAGCTTGGTCAGCGCATTTTGAGCATACCGTCGCTATTACTGATGGTGATCCAGAGATTTTAACCCGCGCTTAA
- a CDS encoding nucleoside monophosphate kinase, with amino-acid sequence MNKQPYIIIILGPQGSGKGTQAEALARRFKLRHIDMGALLRSFAASRHSQARRVQQIMNEGKGLVPTTLVLAILQRALTQIPRSAGILFDGFPRNQVQATALDRILRSSGRTITHAFYLPISTRTTIARLARRGRVDDTPAAITKRLATYRKKTKPVIDHYRRRGVLATVNGEPTIPEVTRAILTRFK; translated from the coding sequence ATGAACAAACAACCGTATATCATTATTATTCTCGGGCCCCAGGGTTCCGGCAAAGGCACTCAAGCCGAAGCGCTTGCTCGTCGGTTCAAGCTGCGCCATATTGATATGGGCGCACTCTTGCGCTCATTTGCAGCATCGCGTCATTCTCAGGCACGACGCGTCCAACAGATCATGAACGAAGGGAAAGGATTAGTGCCAACGACACTTGTATTGGCAATTTTGCAACGAGCCCTAACTCAAATTCCTCGATCAGCTGGGATTCTCTTCGATGGCTTTCCTCGCAATCAGGTTCAGGCAACTGCGCTTGATCGCATTTTACGCAGTTCGGGTCGAACAATTACTCATGCTTTTTATCTTCCGATTTCTACGCGTACTACGATCGCTCGTTTGGCGAGACGTGGTCGGGTAGACGATACGCCGGCGGCTATTACCAAGCGTCTGGCGACCTATCGTAAAAAAACTAAGCCCGTGATAGATCACTACCGCCGACGAGGCGTATTGGCGACCGTTAACGGCGAACCAACAATCCCCGAGGTAACTCGAGCTATCTTAACTCGTTTCAAATAA
- the secY gene encoding preprotein translocase subunit SecY, which produces MWEKLRQIWKIKELRNKILFVLGMLIIFRVVAHIPIPGVDIENLKNLFSSNQLLGLLNIFSGGGMENFSVVMLGIAPYITASIIFQLLTMVIPKLEEMQKEGEAGRAKLNQYQRLLTVPLAAMSGYGMITFLRQSGQGILTDVSGFQLVITLITITAGTIFLMWIGELITEKQIGNGISLIIFAGIVSRVPTSLQQTIATFDSSQIPLYIAFLLVGLVTIAAVVIVTEGKRNIPVSYAKRIRGMRMYGGVDTHLPLRVNQAGVIPIIFAVSIVLFPPMIAQFFINSSIGWLASGAAFIVDLFANQVLYAALYFVLVVAFSYFYTAVIFHPQQIAENLQKQGGFIPGIRPGNPTADFLSYVSNRIILGGALFLGIIAILPNIIQATTSVKSLVIGGTGLLIVVSVVIEIVKQVESQLVMRNYEGF; this is translated from the coding sequence ATGTGGGAAAAACTGAGACAAATTTGGAAAATAAAGGAATTACGCAATAAGATTCTCTTTGTTTTGGGAATGTTGATTATTTTTCGTGTGGTCGCCCATATCCCTATTCCCGGTGTGGACATAGAGAACCTGAAGAATCTTTTTTCTAGCAATCAACTACTTGGTTTATTAAATATTTTTTCGGGTGGCGGCATGGAGAATTTTTCAGTAGTTATGTTGGGCATCGCGCCATACATCACTGCTTCTATTATTTTCCAGCTTTTAACCATGGTTATCCCAAAGCTGGAAGAGATGCAGAAGGAAGGCGAAGCTGGGCGTGCCAAACTGAATCAGTATCAGCGATTGCTGACTGTACCGCTCGCAGCCATGTCTGGCTATGGCATGATTACTTTTTTGCGCCAATCGGGTCAGGGTATTTTAACTGACGTCAGTGGTTTTCAATTAGTAATCACCTTGATTACCATTACCGCTGGTACTATCTTCTTGATGTGGATAGGTGAGCTGATTACTGAAAAACAAATTGGTAACGGCATTTCATTGATTATTTTTGCTGGCATCGTTTCTCGCGTTCCGACGTCACTTCAGCAGACTATTGCTACATTTGATTCGTCTCAAATACCGCTTTACATTGCATTTCTGCTTGTCGGGCTAGTCACGATTGCCGCCGTGGTTATTGTGACAGAAGGCAAACGAAACATCCCCGTATCGTATGCGAAGCGTATCCGCGGCATGCGCATGTATGGCGGTGTTGATACTCACTTGCCATTACGGGTCAATCAAGCTGGCGTTATTCCAATTATATTCGCTGTTTCGATTGTTTTATTTCCGCCCATGATAGCGCAGTTTTTTATCAATTCATCGATTGGCTGGCTTGCCAGCGGAGCCGCTTTTATCGTTGATTTGTTTGCTAATCAGGTTCTCTATGCGGCATTGTATTTTGTGTTGGTGGTGGCGTTTTCTTATTTTTATACTGCAGTTATTTTTCACCCGCAGCAAATCGCAGAAAATTTACAGAAACAGGGCGGCTTTATTCCGGGCATTCGACCAGGAAATCCAACCGCTGATTTCCTGAGCTACGTGAGTAATCGTATTATTTTAGGCGGTGCATTATTCCTCGGTATCATTGCGATTTTACCAAATATCATTCAGGCAACGACGTCCGTGAAATCGTTGGTTATTGGCGGCACCGGGCTGCTCATCGTCGTTTCGGTGGTCATCGAGATTGTTAAACAGGTTGAGTCCCAGCTGGTAATGCGAAATTACGAGGGTTTTTAG
- the rplO gene encoding 50S ribosomal protein L15 — protein sequence MALSLSHLQAAPYRTAKRVGRGPGSGKGTYAGRGNKGQRARSGGRSGLQRRGVKQFLQQIPKLRGFRSPHTVFSTVNILDLNRVFADGSVVTPERMHKQDLTKTNKLIKILGAGKLDKKLTVRAHAFSETARTAITAAGGTATIISLEKSIPYKQAAKRKAAAAKA from the coding sequence ATGGCATTATCGTTATCACATTTGCAAGCAGCACCCTATCGCACAGCCAAACGGGTGGGACGCGGTCCAGGGTCGGGTAAGGGGACCTATGCCGGTCGTGGCAATAAAGGCCAGCGTGCACGTTCCGGTGGCCGTTCAGGATTGCAGCGCCGTGGCGTGAAACAATTTTTGCAGCAAATTCCTAAACTTCGTGGTTTCCGCAGTCCTCACACCGTGTTTAGCACGGTTAATATTCTTGATTTGAATCGCGTATTTGCCGATGGAAGCGTAGTAACCCCAGAACGGATGCATAAGCAGGACCTGACGAAAACCAATAAATTGATTAAAATATTAGGTGCCGGTAAGCTCGACAAGAAATTGACTGTACGGGCGCATGCTTTTTCAGAAACTGCCCGTACTGCTATTACCGCTGCCGGTGGCACTGCCACGATTATTTCATTAGAAAAATCAATTCCCTATAAACAAGCAGCGAAACGGAAGGCAGCCGCCGCAAAAGCCTGA
- the rpsE gene encoding 30S ribosomal protein S5, giving the protein MTPQEQRKERRPRTRGNERVEKEFDQKMIEVARVTRVMAGGKRMNFRACVVIGDRKGRVAMGLRKGADVSIAINKAVAAAKKNLIRVTIINDTIPHRIEEYYGGAHVLLKPAPKGTGILAGGAVRAVLELAGVKNVVSKMLGSKNKANNIKATLIALEKLKDMKFIKALRS; this is encoded by the coding sequence ATGACACCACAAGAACAACGCAAAGAACGCCGACCACGTACTCGTGGCAATGAGCGAGTCGAAAAAGAATTTGATCAGAAGATGATTGAAGTCGCTCGGGTGACCCGCGTGATGGCTGGTGGCAAACGCATGAATTTTCGTGCTTGCGTCGTCATTGGTGACCGTAAAGGCCGAGTGGCCATGGGTCTTCGCAAAGGCGCCGATGTATCCATTGCAATCAATAAAGCAGTGGCCGCGGCAAAGAAAAATTTAATTCGAGTTACCATCATCAATGATACCATTCCGCATCGCATCGAGGAGTATTATGGTGGTGCGCACGTCTTGTTGAAGCCAGCGCCGAAAGGCACCGGTATCTTAGCCGGTGGCGCGGTACGCGCCGTCCTCGAATTAGCCGGTGTCAAGAATGTCGTTTCAAAGATGCTTGGGTCAAAGAATAAGGCTAATAATATTAAGGCAACCTTGATTGCCCTGGAAAAACTGAAAGACATGAAATTTATTAAAGCACTTCGTTCATAA
- a CDS encoding 50S ribosomal protein L18: protein MVDIRKKNLFKRTARALRVRAKISGTAERPRASVKRSLKHISVQLIDDQNGKTLAAASDVKIKRSKGQTKTDVARAVGEAVAAAAQKAGITTVIFDRGSHAYHGRVKALADGMRAKGLMF, encoded by the coding sequence ATGGTAGATATTCGCAAAAAAAATCTTTTTAAACGCACCGCCCGAGCACTGCGGGTCCGGGCTAAGATCTCTGGCACGGCAGAGCGGCCGCGGGCGTCAGTGAAGCGCAGCCTGAAACATATCAGCGTACAGCTCATTGATGACCAGAACGGCAAGACACTGGCAGCCGCCTCAGACGTAAAAATCAAACGCAGCAAAGGCCAGACTAAAACGGATGTAGCCCGAGCCGTCGGTGAAGCAGTTGCGGCCGCCGCGCAAAAAGCAGGCATTACCACCGTTATTTTTGATCGAGGCTCACATGCCTACCATGGTCGAGTAAAAGCCCTGGCAGACGGCATGCGCGCGAAAGGATTAATGTTTTAA
- the rplF gene encoding 50S ribosomal protein L6 gives MPRVGKKPVVISAGVTITIAGSHVTIKGPKGTLEQNFHPWVHVTQVGDTLEVTVDHVEEKLARSLWGTSRMLLANMVTGVTTGFTKQLEINGVGYRAQAAGKKLTLNLGYSHPIEFEVPSSITVAVEKNVLTISGADKQQVGQIAAQIRDYRKPEPYKGKGIKYSTETIRRKAGKVVKSAGAA, from the coding sequence ATGCCGAGAGTAGGAAAAAAACCAGTAGTTATCAGTGCGGGGGTGACCATTACCATTGCGGGCAGCCACGTGACTATTAAGGGACCGAAAGGTACCCTCGAACAAAATTTCCATCCCTGGGTGCATGTTACCCAAGTCGGAGATACGCTTGAGGTAACCGTCGATCATGTAGAGGAAAAATTAGCCCGTTCCCTCTGGGGTACTTCACGCATGCTGTTGGCAAACATGGTGACCGGCGTTACTACCGGATTTACAAAACAGTTAGAAATTAATGGTGTCGGATATCGCGCTCAGGCCGCTGGTAAAAAATTAACGCTCAATCTTGGATACTCTCATCCTATCGAATTTGAGGTGCCCAGCAGCATTACCGTTGCGGTAGAGAAAAATGTACTGACTATTTCTGGCGCTGATAAACAACAGGTAGGACAAATCGCCGCTCAAATACGTGATTACCGCAAACCAGAGCCGTATAAAGGAAAAGGAATTAAGTATTCCACCGAAACGATTCGCCGCAAAGCCGGTAAAGTCGTGAAGAGCGCTGGTGCCGCATAA
- the rpsH gene encoding 30S ribosomal protein S8 — MTDPIADMLTRIRNALMARQQETVVPYSRTKFEIAQLIAREGFITSVDKVTPPVDDHGRVLTPVMRIALKYKERRSVISGLKRVSTPGRRVYYGYRDIPKTLPSLGVLIVSTPQGILTNREAKEKKVGGEVLCEIY, encoded by the coding sequence ATGACAGACCCAATCGCAGACATGTTAACTCGAATCCGCAACGCCCTGATGGCTCGCCAGCAGGAAACGGTGGTTCCGTATTCTCGAACAAAATTTGAAATCGCTCAGTTAATTGCGCGCGAGGGTTTTATTACCAGCGTGGATAAGGTAACGCCTCCCGTTGATGATCACGGCCGTGTATTAACTCCCGTTATGCGCATTGCCTTGAAATACAAAGAGCGCCGTTCAGTTATTTCAGGATTAAAGCGCGTGAGCACCCCCGGTCGCCGTGTTTATTATGGCTACCGCGATATTCCTAAAACATTACCATCGCTTGGTGTATTGATCGTATCAACACCTCAGGGCATTCTGACAAATCGTGAAGCCAAGGAAAAGAAAGTCGGTGGTGAAGTATTGTGTGAAATTTATTAA
- a CDS encoding type Z 30S ribosomal protein S14 has protein sequence MAKQSQIARAKKKPKFSSRIVRRCWRCGRRRGYMRDFNMCRICFRELANNAEIPGIKKSSW, from the coding sequence ATGGCAAAACAATCACAAATCGCCCGCGCAAAGAAGAAGCCGAAATTTTCCAGTCGCATCGTGAGACGATGCTGGCGCTGTGGTCGTCGCCGTGGGTATATGCGTGATTTCAATATGTGCCGCATCTGTTTCCGGGAATTAGCAAATAACGCCGAAATCCCTGGAATCAAGAAATCAAGCTGGTAA
- the rplE gene encoding 50S ribosomal protein L5, whose product MKSLLEQYRTQIVPELRKQFGFTNNLQVPRVTKVTLNSGTGKALVNEKLLEVVVNTLTRISGQRPIRTKARQSISAFKIREGLVVGVAVTLRGKRMYHFLEKLINIALPRVRDFQGIDPKSVDPSGNLTIGFKEHTVFPEIRSDEVESIHGLQVIITTSAKTKAEGLALLTAMGIPFKKNQA is encoded by the coding sequence ATGAAATCACTACTTGAACAATATCGAACTCAAATTGTACCGGAATTGCGGAAGCAATTTGGTTTTACCAATAATCTGCAAGTACCTCGAGTGACCAAGGTTACGCTCAATAGCGGTACTGGTAAGGCGCTCGTGAACGAAAAATTACTTGAAGTAGTGGTGAATACCTTAACGCGCATTTCCGGCCAGCGCCCTATTCGCACTAAGGCACGCCAGTCAATTTCTGCATTTAAGATTCGCGAGGGACTCGTGGTTGGTGTGGCAGTCACATTGCGCGGAAAACGAATGTATCATTTCCTTGAGAAATTAATTAATATTGCACTGCCTCGTGTTCGTGACTTCCAGGGGATTGATCCGAAGAGCGTCGATCCCAGTGGTAACCTCACCATCGGCTTCAAGGAACACACTGTTTTTCCGGAAATTCGATCTGATGAGGTAGAGTCAATTCATGGTTTGCAGGTAATTATCACTACTAGCGCCAAAACAAAAGCGGAAGGACTGGCGTTATTGACAGCAATGGGAATACCCTTTAAAAAGAATCAAGCTTAA
- a CDS encoding 50S ribosomal protein L24, whose amino-acid sequence MAKMHVKKGDMVRILTGKDRGKKAKVLQVFPLLNKVVVEGVNMTVKNVRPKQQGQKGQVVRYNAPIHISNVQRTTTEAAAVTTAKKPSAKAAKPVSPTKAS is encoded by the coding sequence ATGGCGAAGATGCATGTAAAAAAAGGTGATATGGTACGCATTCTTACTGGGAAAGACCGCGGTAAGAAAGCAAAAGTGCTTCAAGTTTTTCCTTTATTGAACAAGGTTGTGGTTGAAGGCGTTAATATGACCGTGAAGAATGTTCGGCCGAAACAGCAAGGCCAGAAGGGTCAAGTGGTTCGCTATAACGCCCCGATCCATATTTCTAATGTGCAGCGCACTACGACTGAAGCGGCTGCGGTCACGACTGCCAAGAAACCGTCAGCCAAGGCTGCAAAACCAGTATCACCGACTAAGGCCTCTTAA
- the rplN gene encoding 50S ribosomal protein L14: protein MIQLRTILKVADNTGAKRVAVIRALGGYKKRYARIGDIVTVSIKEAVPHAMVKKGEVVHMVIVRQRKELRRPDGSYIRFDENAGVIIDMKTKEPRGSRIFGPVARELRTKGFMKIISLAPEVL, encoded by the coding sequence ATGATTCAATTACGAACAATATTAAAAGTAGCCGATAACACAGGTGCGAAGCGAGTCGCCGTTATTCGAGCGTTGGGCGGCTATAAAAAGCGCTATGCCCGCATCGGCGATATTGTTACGGTTAGCATTAAGGAGGCAGTGCCTCACGCAATGGTCAAAAAAGGCGAAGTGGTACATATGGTGATTGTTCGGCAGCGCAAAGAATTACGCCGTCCGGACGGTTCCTACATCCGGTTCGATGAAAATGCTGGTGTTATCATAGACATGAAGACTAAAGAGCCTCGAGGCAGTCGTATTTTTGGGCCAGTCGCTCGTGAGTTGCGCACCAAAGGATTTATGAAAATTATTTCATTAGCCCCTGAAGTACTCTAA
- the rpsQ gene encoding 30S ribosomal protein S17: protein MARTKRTFIGVVMSDKMDKTIVVSVETVKRDPKYRKQYMTRNTFKVHDPKNEFHVGDRVEFVETRPLSRDKRWKVLTKLN from the coding sequence ATGGCACGAACAAAGCGAACATTTATCGGTGTGGTCATGAGTGACAAAATGGATAAAACCATCGTGGTTTCAGTTGAAACAGTCAAACGTGATCCGAAATACCGCAAGCAGTATATGACCCGCAACACCTTCAAAGTACACGATCCGAAAAACGAATTTCACGTTGGGGACCGGGTTGAGTTTGTAGAAACGCGCCCATTAAGCCGAGATAAGCGCTGGAAAGTTTTAACTAAATTGAACTAG